One part of the Ciona intestinalis chromosome 5, KH, whole genome shotgun sequence genome encodes these proteins:
- the LOC100180514 gene encoding coiled-coil domain-containing protein 171-like has translation MDDLNDQRRLNFVSNTTSATSLYRENMESGEEPLLGRLQQQLKAIRNENHEMVQQTSHFRRKIHQLEEEKLTLTEKLNSDTTDLKSVIARLESEVEKGEATRQSVEYELTVTKKRAKDVLRNVSKKESVTSRENMLLSDQKSSLELKVEEMEVALELAHKVTADNEKTIAFLEEDKKQIHSDAMAAEAILRSENEKTVEKLEEVTIDRDSILQRLEDSKSSLIKQEEDLRKAVTELQISMEREQHLRHDLDDCTRRARALEECVEAERAAHLESKFNSEIIQLKQQEFQSQLAAEREVCDVLKHEAEDANAKADELQRELEFHKKEAKNANEKLEKSVQVYADIRKQLDAELAEKTKIIEEMSGQLESHQSNLDQLKQELGKARKRQIFLDETYGGNVREMELLLENFGLQTEPRASSGKSKGSKDPKIVLERMKNTLFGYQKQVADLQDKVKNLTSVEKQAQKDCSNFRDLAVTREKELQQTQKELNECEKELVSIRTQQAEYEREVKRSSDDLISMTSELEQQRQRCLQLETNVGSIQDRYSNETDIHVGFLRELLHVICNSNGETNTLTKFTWLDASLHVRDGLDSLISKFNRCNEQCKTLESSCSEMQRSIGELQKAHESSVDRLAERCREREEEAGRQRKQLEQHYEALLAEMNGRTKKTQSLCDEAWGRVRANEGMHEGLQAECAQLRGENSNMVQERSALVSACVLLLGAVYPLIRARDDLSLQCSLLTKTNNNAEICKQQMRMLVETLSEEIDGENNKRITSVDSFKFIHPLIRFRVAVVAVIAANRLKYFGTHANVSIFTCNDTAISNCRVMVVAGQGPNINIKCKSDEPTVTSQSDVVADWLTSSHLIHNIRDSTCGLVDALKKNRGDKSGYMSRALLKTAQNSFIKLMETTQPSFPHYICEPALIRDRNCLCRMLAGGLEKILRRSSLREAVNLFSVEHSFSALQRHLLGFTERLHSGELEKRNLRNEQGKLRSKIEKLKTYKSEVEKQSDEIQGFKDRERALVARSRFDGVCAELNAALEREKRAQKLLHEQNSKLQELSGKLEETTTDHAEKDMTLNQAITGLTEVKMDLKRSNQTKRELEKQVGHLQHERDRLNSTIQEAKTALKKAAGEKSSIEKYFVSVEKTLQSADDVELANKLRNHGSNLSNRAGIKAAQRAVETFVRAQSTAVSRISNLESQITSYRSHIAALKRELMDACHRESCDITLNEDIPTREKFYSHQDPLLTSSTPMESFKPLKGELVDESSFEQLKSEQRDRNRSSAIKDLTNTYLNSSQL, from the exons ATGGACGATTTAAATGACCAACGTCGACTTAACTTCGTTTCCAATACGACAAGTGCAACGTCGCTGTATAGAGAAAATATGGAGTCTGGTGAAGAACCTTTGCTGGGGCGACTACAGCAACAG cTTAAAGCGATTCGCAATGAGAATCATGAGATGGTGCAGCAGACTTCTCATTTTCGAAGAAAAATTCATCAATTGGAAGAAGAAAAACTTACGCTGACTGAAAAGTTAAACTCT GACACCACTGATCTCAAGTCAGTTATTGCCCGTCTGGAATCTGAGGTTGAAAAAGGAGAAGCAACGAGACAAAGTGTGGAATATGAACTTACCGTGACCAAGAAAAGGGCAAAAGATGTATTAAGAAATGTGAGCAAAAAGGAATCGGTCACATCAAGGGAGAATATGCTTCTTAGTG ATCAAAAGTCAAGTCTTGAGTTAAAGGTAGAGGAAATGGAGGTGGCATTAGAACTTGCACATAAAGTAACTGCAGACAATGAAAAAACAATCGCCTTTTTAGAGGAAGACAAG AAACAAATCCATTCGGATGCAATGGCAGCTGAAGCAATATTGAGGTCAGAAAATGAGAAGACCGTGGAAAAACTGGAGGAGGTTACAATAGATCGTGATTCGATTCTTCAGAGATTAGAGGATTCAAAATCTTCTTTGATCAAACAAGAGGAAGACTTAAGAAAGGCGGTAACGGAACTTCAAATTTCAATGGAAAG AGAGCAGCACCTTCGTCATGATTTGGATGATTGCACACGTCGTGCTCGAGCACTTGAGGAGTGCGTTGAAGCAGAACGCGCAGCTCACCTGGAATCAAAGTTCAATTCTGAGATTATTCAG CTGAAACAGCAAGAGTTCCAGTCACAGTTAGCAGCGGAGAGAGAAGTTTGTGATGTTTTGAAACACGAGGCTGAAGATGCGAATGCCAAGGCTGATGAACTGCAACGAGAACTTGAGTTTCACAAAAAAGAAGCGAAAAATGCAAACGAAAAGCTGGAGAA ATCTGTACAAGTATATGCTGACATCCGGAAGCAACTGGATGCCGAACTTGCCGAGAAGACGAAGATCATCGAAGAGATGTCCGGACAGCTTGAGAGTCATCAATCCAACCTCGATCAGTTGAAACAGGAGCTCGGAAAAGCGAGGAAAAGACAG ATATTCCTTGATGAAACTTATGGGGGCAATGTAAGAGAGATGGAATTACTGCTGGAAAACTTTGGTCTTCAAACTGAACCTCGTGCAT cTTCTGGGAAATCAAAAGGCAGCAAAGATCCGAAAATTGTGTTGGAACGAATGAAAAACACTTTGTTTGGTTACCAGAAGCAAGTTGCTGATTTACAA GATAAAGTAAAGAATCTTACTTCAGTTGAGAAACAGGCACAAAAAGATTGTTCAAACTTCCGTGACTTGGCTGTAACAAGAGAAAAAGAACTACAGCAAACTCAG aaagaACTAAACGAATGTGAGAAGGAATTGGTCAGCATTCGAACACAGCAAGCAGAATATGAACGAGAGGTCAAGAGGTCAAGTGATGACCTCATCAGTATGACCTCTGAACTTGAACAGCAAAGACAAAGATGTCTTCAATTGGAAACTAAC GTTGGTTCCATTCAAGACAGATATAGTAACGAGACCGACATCCATGTTGGCTTCCTAAGAGAGTTGCTACATGTTATTTGCAACTCAAATGGGGAAACTAACACATTGACTAA ATTTACCTGGCTTGATGCTTCACTTCATGTAAGAGACGGTCTCGATTCACTCATTTCGAAGTTTAATCGATGCAATGAAcag TGCAAGACTTTGGAGTCTTCTTGCTCCGAGATGCAGAGATCGATCGGAGAGCTTCAGAAAGCTCACGAGTCCTCCGTGGATCGACTTGCGGAGCGATGCAGGGAGAGAGAGGAGGAAGCAGGAAGACAGAGGAAACAACTCGAGCAACATTATGAAGCTCTTCTTGCTGAGATGAATGGGAGGACAAAG AAAACTCAGAGTTTATGTGATGAAGCATGGGGAAGAGTTCGAGCAAATGAAGGAATGCACGAAGGATTACAAGCAGAATGCGCTCAGCTACGTGGCGAAAACTCTAATATGGTCCAG GAGCGCAGTGCCCTTGTAAGCGCATGTGTGTTGTTGTTGGGAGCCGTGTATCCTCTCATTCGAGCAAGAGATGATTTATCCTTACAGTGTTCTCTATTAACTAAGACCAACAATAATGCTGAGATTTGTAAACAACAGATGAG AATGTTGGTTGAAACTTTATCGGAAGAAATAGATGGGGAAAATAATAAGAGAATCACCTCTGTTGATTCATTTAAGTTTATTCATCCATTGATTAG gtttaggGTTGCTGTAGTAGCTGTTATCGCAGCGAATCGACTCAAATACTTTGGCACACATGCTAATGTGTCTATTTTTACATGCAATGACACAGCGATTAGTAACTGTAGGGTTATGGTGGTGGCCGGACAGGGtccaaatataaacattaaatgcA AGTCGGATGAACCGACAGTAACCTCACAGTCAGACGTGGTTGCTGATTGGTTGACAAGCAGTCACCTGATCCACAACATACGGGATTCTACATGCGGATTGGTCGATGCACTCAAAAAGAATCGGGGCGACAAATCAG GTTATATGTCGAGAGCTTTACTAAAAACGGCGCAAAATTCTTTCATTAAATTGATGGAGACGACCCAGCCCTCTTTCCCTCATTATATTTGTGAACCAGCACTTATAAG AGATAGGAATTGTTTATGCCGGATGTTGGCTGGAGGACTTGAGAAGATTCTTCGGCGATCCTCACTTAGAGAGGCAGTGAACCTCTTCTCGGTTGAG CACTCTTTTTCGGCTCTCCAACGCCATCTACTGGGATTCACAGAGCGTCTTCACTCCGGAGAACTCGAGAAGCGAAATCTCCGCAACGAGCAAGGGAAGCTACGatcaaaaattgaaaaactcaaaacttacaaaa GTGAAGTGGAAAAGCAATCGGATGAAATTCAAGGTTTTAAGGACAGAGAACGAGCATTAGTTGCTCGATCAAGGTTTGATGGCGTCTGCGCTGAGCTCAATGCTGCCCTCGAGAGGGAGAAAAGAGCGCAGAAACTTCTTCATGAACAGAATTCGAAACTTCAG GAATTGAGTGGGAAGTTAGAAGAGACAACTACCGACCATGCAGAGAAGGACATGACACTTAACCAAGCCATAACT GGCTTGACCGAGGTAAAAATGGATTTAAAAAGAAGTAATCAAACGAAACGTGAACTTGAGAAACAGGTCGGGCATCTTCAGCATGAACGTGATCGACTTAACTCAACAATACAAGAAGCGAAAACTGCTTTAAAGAAAGCTGCTGG GGAAAAATCTTCCATagagaaatattttgtatctGTGGAAAAAACTCTGCAGAGCGCAGATGACGTTGAACTTGCAAATAAG CTACGAAACCATGGAAGCAATCTTTCAAATCGAGCAGGAATAAAAGCAGCGCAG cgTGCAGTTGAGACGTTTGTTCGTGCTCAGTCAACCGCGGTGTCACGCATCAGTAATTTAGAGTCGCAGATCACTTCGTACAGGTCGCACATCGCTGCACTCAAGCGAGAACTCATGGATGCATGTCATCGAGAAAGTTGTGACATCACTTTAAACgaa GATATTCCTACACGAGAAAAATTCTACTCCCACCAAGACCCATTGTTGACTTCATCAACTCCAATGGAGAGTTTCAAACCACTTAAAGGGGAACTGGTTGATGAAAGTTCATTTGAGCAATTAAAAAGTGAACAGAG AGACAGAAACAGATCCTCTGCCATCAAGGACCTCACAAATACTTATCTGAATTCGTCGCAACTGTAG
- the LOC100175831 gene encoding cytochrome P450 2F5-like — protein sequence MSMLVNLITNFDMSIVLTASCAFVLVFYYWYKRPKNFPSGPRGIPLLGVVPFLSKHTEKDFRKWSKKYGPMMSVRLGQNDWIVLGDHKTINECLVKGGNSFSGRPDHPVFKQFTKNHGVAMVDYGDHWKVQRRFGLTTLRGFGVGKRSMEDRIVEEIEYLNNAIRSHNGKPFNISKLFANAVSNNISSIVMGERMDYSDKIFETLTQRTTESDMAGKIIRFSIFVPSLWNLLLLFSTQASKQTSVFNSIREAIVNWVSQHKSTYDEHNVRDFIDAFIGEQKKETDVSFTDLQLIQYVRDLYVAGTETTTVTLRWAVRCLIHYPEKQNKLRKEIFDVIGREKTPSMKDKAQMPYTCAFMQELFRFRTLVPLGVPHKISNDVQVEGWSIPKGTWLLCNLWAVHNDPDVWDEPSKFKPERHLDEKGNFVQSKHVIPFSVGPRHCLGEQLARMEIFIFLVSMVQKFEFLPDPNEPRLSEVPQGVAGMMCVPHPFKQIVKEV from the exons ATGAGTATGTTGGTAAACTTAATCACAAATTTTGACATGAGCATCGTCTTAACGGCGAGCTGCGCTTTCgttcttgttttttattactggTACAAACGACCAAAGAATTTTCCGTCTGGTCCGAGAGGTATTCCGCTTTTGGGTGTGGTGCCATTCTTGAGCAAGCACACAGAAAAAGATTTTAGGAAGTGGAGCAAGAAGTATGGACCTATGATGTCTGTGCGATTGGGTCAAAACGATTGGATTGTACTCGGCGACCACAAGACTATAAACGAG TGCTTGGTGAAAGGCGGCAATTCATTTTCTGGTAGACCAGACCACCctgtgtttaaacagtttacaaaaaaTCACGGAGTGGCGATGGTTGACTATGGAGATCACTGGAAAGTTCAACGACGTTTCGGGTTAACAACTCTTCGGGG GTTTGGTGTTGGCAAGCGAAGTATGGAAGACCGCATTGTGGAAGAAATCGAATACTTGAACAATGCTATTCGTTCACATAACGGAAAACCTTTCAATATTTCG AAACTTTTCGCCAACGCGGTTTCGAATAATATATCCAGCATTGTTATGGGTGAAAGAATGGATTACAgtgacaaaatatttgaaacattaACCCAAAGAACAACCGAGAG CGACATGGCGGGAAAAATTATTCGATTTTCTATATTTGTTCCTTCTTTGTGGAATTTGCTTCTTCTATTTTCAACACAAGCGTCAAAGCAGACAAGTGTTTTCAATTCCATTCGAG AAGCAATCGTAAATTGGGTTTCGCAACATAAATCAACTTATGACGAACACAACGTTAGAGACTTTATCGATGCTTTTATTGGAGAACAAAAGAAAGAAACCGATGTTTCCTTTAcg GATTTGCAGTTGATTCAATACGTACGCGACTTGTACGTTGCTGGAActgaaacaacaacagtaaCGTTGCGTTGGGCTGTGCGTTGCTTGATTCATTACCCggagaaacaaaacaaactacgAAAGGAGATCTTCGATGTAATCG GCCGAGAAAAGACACCTAGCATGAAGGACAAAGCTCAAATGCCTTACACATGTGCATTCATGCAAGAATTGTTTCGTTTCCGCACGCTTGTCCCTCTGGGTGTACCGCACAAGATTAGCAATGATGTTCAAGTAGAAGGGTGGTCCATTCCAAAGGGAACGTGG CTTTTATGTAACCTATGGGCGGTACACAACGATCCTGATGTGTGGGACGAACCAAGCAAGTTTAAACCTGAGCGTCACCTCGATGAGAAAGGAAACTTTGTTCAGTCTAAACACGTGATACCTTTCTCGGTGGGTCCACGTCATTGCTTGGGAGAACAACTAGCTCGAATGGAAATCTTCATCTTCCTGGTTTCAATGGTTCAGAAGTTTGAGTTTCTTCCGGATCCGAATGAACCACGGTTGTCAGAGGTGCCGCAGGGCGTCGCGGGAATGATGTGTGTACCCCACCcgtttaaacaaattgtaaagGAAGTTTAA
- the LOC101242912 gene encoding LOW QUALITY PROTEIN: amyloid-beta A4 precursor protein-binding family B member 2-like (The sequence of the model RefSeq protein was modified relative to this genomic sequence to represent the inferred CDS: deleted 1 base in 1 codon) produces MSERENGEITPPNYLPLVTSHNTALDILVADSSFADLDISASQEDILNGNTAEDADLSLTELIDEDKARKAVVLKSNAAHNGLKTFDVSRNYEVPGESDNFLVHSKSDVNLNNDKIKESMTGLFDLERFDKSLSDLQGAAFRYASLNQVGFDTVTEESNDSVFSVRSLGWLPMNDCTSDPDVSSADVNACIRHLSQSHGQIMDGIGAWGEGKHLKMIIEEDLLKLVDPISDVVLQKQNIRQIRVWGVGRDSLYDFAYVVKDTELHGFKCHVFRCDIAAKAIAQQLHTACEQVSEKRKLEKKTSEKERVAMIAKLPERKSEPKREFDVQYIGYRKNVGVTGMPVIKDTIRKVTSDDKFFVGKALVSITASALLITNKVDNSVLLNCRVRFLSFMGIGNDISIFAFISVTAGETCCHVVQCLPNAAKLAFAVQEACVLRYQKVVDANPLPPPEVKRPSPKPQKRSFSEVVKSFIFGSK; encoded by the exons ATGTCTGAAAGGGAAAATGGAGAAATCACACCACCCAACTACCTGCCTCTGGTCACATCACACAACACAGCATTGGATATTCTAGTGGCGGATTCTTCGTTTGCAGATCTCGACATATCAGCTTCTCAAGAGGATATACTCAATGGTAATACAGCAGAAGATGCTGATTTGTCACTCACGGAGTTAATTGATGAGGACAAGGCAAGGAAAGCAGTAGTTTTAAAGAGCAATGCTGCACATAATGGACTAAAAACGTTTGACGTTAGCAGAAACTATGAAGTACCTGGTGAAAGTGACAACTTTTTAGTCCACTCTAAATCTGATGTAAACTTGaacaatgataaaataaaagaatccATGACTGGTTTGTTTGATCTTGAACGTTTCGATAAAAGCTTGTCAGATTTGCAGGGTGCAGCATTCCGCTATGCTTCTCTAAATCAAGTTGGCTTTGATACTGTTACTGAAGAGTCGAATGATTCTGTCTTCTCTGTGCGATCCCTTGGATGGCTCCCAATGAATGATTGCACCTCTGATCCGGATGTGAGCAGCGCTGATGTCAACGCCTGCATCCGGCATCTTTCACAAAGTCATGGTCAGATCATGGATGGAATAGGAGCGTGGGGAGAAGGGAAGCATCTAAAGATGATCATAGAAGAGGACCTGTTGAAGTTGGTGGACCCCATCAGTGATGTTGTGCTGCAGAAGCAAAATATAAGGCAAATAAGAGTGTGGGGGGTTGGGAGGGATAGTTTGTATGACTTTGCATATGTTGTTAAGGATACTGAGCTCCACGGTTTTAAGTGTCATGTGTTCCGATGCGATATTGCTGCAAAAGCCATCGCACAACAGCTACACACCGCATGTGAGCAGGTTTCTGAAAAGCGAAAACTAGAGAAAAAGACAAGTGAAAAAGAGAGAGTGGCAATGATAGCGAAATTGCCGGAACGTAAATCAGAACCTAAACGGGAGTTTGATGTTCAATATATCGGTTATCGAAAAAATGTTGGTGTTACTGGGATGCCTGTTATAAAGGACACCATAAGAAAAGTGACTTCAGATGAT AAATTCTTTGTCGGAAAGGCTCTGGTATCTATCACTGCTTCTGCTCTGTTGATCACAAACAAAGTTGATAACAGCGTGCTTTTAAATTGCAGGGTGaggtttttatcttttatggGTATAGGCAACGATATCAGCATCTTTGCTTTTATAAGCGTAACTGCGGGTGAAACTTGCTGCCACGTTGTACAGTGTCTCCCAAATGCTGCCAAGCTGGCATTCGCTGTGCAGGAGGCTTGCGTTTTGCGTTATCAAAAAGTTGTTGATGCAAATCCATTGCCACCACCAGAAGTCAAACGGCCTTCTCCAAAACCACAAAAACGTTCTTTTAGTGAGGtagtaaaaagttttatttttggatccaaataa
- the LOC100178143 gene encoding cytochrome P450 2C15-like, translating to MSIVLTASCAFVFILYYWYKRPRNFPPGPRGIPLLGMVPFLGKHTEKDFRKWSKKYGPMMSVRLGQNDWIVLGDHKTINECLVKGGNSFSGRPDHPVFKQVTKNHGVAMVDYGDHWKVQRRFGLTTLRGFGVGKRGMEDRIVEEIAYLNNAIRSNNGKPFDIAELMANGVSNNISSIVMGQRMDYNDEIFKTLSKKAPNSDTIGKITKLVLYMPFLRNLLFLFLSKPKEMNKINTLIREAIVNWVSQHKSTYDEHNVRDFIDAFIGEQKKETDVSFTDLQLIQYVRDLYVAGTETTTGTLRWAVLCLVHHPEKQNKLRKEIFDVIGREKTPSMKDKAQMPYTCAFMQELFRFRTLAPLGVPHKISNDVQVQGWSIPKGTWLVCNLWAVHNDPDVWDEPSKFKPERHLDEKGNFVQSKYVMPFSVGPRHCLGEQLARMEIFIFLVSMVQKFEFLPDPNEPRLSEVQQGVSGFMCVPHPFKQIAKEV from the exons ATGAGCATCGTTTTAACGGCAAGCTGCgctttcgtttttattttgtattactGGTACAAACGACCAAGGAATTTCCCCCCTGGTCCGAGAGGTATTCCGCTTTTGGGTATGGTGCCATTCTTGGGCAAACACACAGAAAAAGATTTTAGGAAATGGAGCAAGAAGTATGGACCTATGATGTCTGTGCGATTGGGTCAAAACGATTGGATTGTACTCGGCGACCACAAGACTATAAACGAG TGCTTGGTGAAAGGCGGCAATTCATTTTCTGGTAGACCAGACCACCCTGTGTTTAAACAGGTTACAAAAAATCACGGAGTGGCGATGGTTGACTATGGAGATCATTGGAAAGTTCAACGACGTTTTGGGTTAACAACACTCCGTGG cTTTGGTGTTGGCAAGCGAGGCATGGAAGATCGCATTGTGGAAGAAATCGCATATTTGAACAATGCCATTCGTTCAAACAACGGAAAACCATTCGACATTGCG gAACTTATGGCAAACGGAGTTTCAAACAACATTTCCAGCATTGTAATGGGTCAAAGAATGGACTACaatgatgaaatatttaaaacactcaGTAAAAAAGCACCGAATAG CGACACAATTGGGAAAATTACGAAGTTGGTTTTGTACATGCCGTTCTTAAGGAATTtgcttttcttgtttttaagcAAACCAAAAGAAATGAACAAAATTAACACATTAATTCGAG AAGCAATCGTAAATTGGGTTTCGCAGCATAAATCTACTTATGACGAACACAACGTTAGAGACTTTATCGATGCTTTTATTggagaacaaaaaaaagaaactgaTGTTTCCTTTACG GATCTGCAGTTGATCCAATACGTACGCGACTTGTACGTTGCTGGAACTGAAACAACAACAGGAACGTTGCGTTGGGCTGTGCTATGCTTAGTTCATCACCCggagaaacaaaacaaactacgAAAGGAAATCTTCGATGTAATCG gCCGTGAAAAGACACCTAGCATGAAGGACAAAGCTCAAATGCCTTACACATGTGCATTCATGCAAGAATTGTTTCGTTTCCGCACGCTTGCACCTCTGGGTGTACCGCACAAGATCAGCAATGATGTTCAAGTACAAGGGTGGTCCATTCCAAAGGGAACGTGG CTTGTGTGTAACTTATGGGCGGTGCACAACGATCCTGATGTGTGGGACGAACCAAGCAAGTTTAAACCTGAGCGCCACCTCGATGAGAAGGGAAACTTTGTTCAGTCTAAATACGTGATGCCTTTCTCGGTGGGTCCACGTCATTGCTTGGGAGAACAACTAGCTCGAATGGAAATCTTCATCTTCCTAGTTTCAATGGTTCAGAAGTTTGAGTTTCTTCCGGATCCAAATGAACCACGGTTGTCCGAGGTCCAACAGGGCGTCTCAGGATTCATGTGTGTACCCCACCCCTTTAAACAAATTGCCAAGGAAGTTTGA